A stretch of Allostreptomyces psammosilenae DNA encodes these proteins:
- a CDS encoding glycosyltransferase family 87 protein yields the protein MEVASTPTARTTSAPPTAPEGRRQALVVVVVAWAVTRLLQMLLTTGVLPYPWHWVTTDVGQYYQGWYQVLATGVFPMDDVSWQYPPGAAAVMLAPALLPFDYSLSFYLLTLVADGAVLAMLVSVAAGSKQAPRMRFAGAWVWVAAVPLLGPTIYARYDLLVTAVAVAGLLALRHSAGGAGMLLGLGAVLKVWPALALIGTPPGPRTRRAWLAGIGTALGLVAAYVLLMPGALSFLRYQEARGIEVESIWAMPFHIAIHNGWSGHAQMNYGSIEFLGPYIDVVSRLALLSTVVATVWVVAWRLTARRWTSATPFDAAMAVMLLFVVTSRVISPQYMIWLLGLGAVCLTVRATTQRPVVVLVMVASVLTHWEFPIWFNRVMSEDPAGLTVLFTRNALLIAATLLSCVRLWRGSRGDADGGLPDDLADDLTDADGTDELDEADERDELDVEGDRAGRGGATRLGARADDSSAAPQVQGSA from the coding sequence ATGGAAGTCGCCTCCACTCCCACCGCACGCACCACCTCCGCACCGCCGACGGCCCCGGAGGGGCGGCGTCAGGCGCTCGTCGTCGTGGTGGTGGCCTGGGCGGTGACCCGACTGCTGCAGATGCTGCTGACCACCGGGGTGCTGCCCTACCCCTGGCACTGGGTCACCACCGACGTGGGCCAGTACTACCAGGGCTGGTACCAGGTGCTGGCCACCGGCGTCTTCCCGATGGACGACGTCTCCTGGCAGTACCCGCCGGGGGCCGCCGCCGTGATGCTGGCGCCGGCCCTGCTGCCGTTCGACTACAGCCTCTCGTTCTACCTGCTCACGTTGGTCGCGGACGGCGCGGTGCTGGCCATGCTGGTGTCCGTCGCGGCGGGCTCGAAGCAGGCGCCCCGGATGCGGTTCGCCGGCGCCTGGGTCTGGGTGGCCGCGGTGCCGCTGCTCGGCCCGACCATCTACGCCCGCTACGACCTGCTGGTCACCGCGGTCGCGGTGGCCGGGCTGCTCGCCCTGCGGCACTCGGCCGGCGGCGCCGGCATGCTGCTGGGGCTCGGGGCGGTGCTGAAGGTCTGGCCGGCGCTGGCGCTGATCGGCACCCCGCCCGGCCCGCGCACCCGCCGCGCCTGGCTGGCCGGGATCGGGACCGCGCTCGGCCTGGTGGCCGCCTACGTGCTGCTGATGCCGGGGGCCCTGTCGTTCCTGCGCTACCAGGAGGCGCGCGGGATCGAGGTGGAGTCGATCTGGGCGATGCCGTTCCACATCGCGATCCACAACGGCTGGTCCGGGCACGCGCAGATGAACTACGGGTCGATCGAGTTCCTCGGCCCCTACATCGACGTCGTCTCCCGGCTCGCGCTGCTGTCCACGGTCGTCGCGACGGTGTGGGTGGTGGCGTGGCGGCTGACCGCGCGGCGCTGGACGTCGGCCACGCCGTTCGACGCTGCCATGGCCGTGATGCTGCTGTTCGTGGTGACCAGCCGGGTGATCAGCCCGCAGTACATGATCTGGCTGCTGGGGCTCGGAGCCGTCTGCCTGACGGTGCGGGCCACCACGCAGCGGCCGGTCGTGGTGCTGGTGATGGTGGCCTCGGTGCTCACCCACTGGGAGTTCCCCATCTGGTTCAACCGGGTGATGTCCGAGGACCCGGCGGGCCTGACCGTGCTGTTCACCCGCAACGCGCTGCTCATCGCGGCCACGCTGCTGTCCTGCGTCCGGCTGTGGCGCGGCTCGCGCGGCGACGCCGACGGCGGTCTCCCCGACGACCTCGCCGACGACCTCACCGACGCGGACGGCACGGATGAGCTCGACGAGGCGGACGAGCGGGACGAACTGGATGTCGAGGGGGACCGGGCGGGCCGCGGCGGCGCGACCCGTCTCGGCGCCCGGGCGGACGACTCGTCCGCCGCACCCCAGGTGCAGGGTTCGGCCTGA
- a CDS encoding glycosyltransferase family 4 protein: MDRTLIVTNDFPPRPGGIQAFVHNMATRLEPGSVVVYASTWKDGSEVRAFDAAQPFPVVRDRTSVLLPTPRVTRRAAEIARAEGCTSVWFGAAAPLGLMAPALRRAGVRRLVGTTHGHEAGWAQLPAARALLRRIGEGTDALTYLGEYTRSRISQALSPAAAGRMRRLPPGVDEVAFSPRSAAGGEEMRARYGLVGRPVVVCVSRLVPRKGQDTLVRAMPAVLRAVPEAVLLIVGGGPYRAELEKLVDRVGVRAAVRFTGSVPWEELPAHYAAGDVFAMPCRTRRGGLDVEGLGIVYLEASATGVPVVAGDSGGAPDAVLHGETGFVVRGTSVTETARRVVELLRDEGLRRRMGERGRRWVEESWRWDLLAGRLHGLLAEHDPRPETTGRRE; this comes from the coding sequence ATGGACAGGACCCTCATCGTCACCAACGACTTCCCGCCGCGCCCCGGCGGGATCCAGGCGTTCGTGCACAACATGGCCACCCGGCTGGAGCCCGGTTCCGTGGTCGTCTACGCCTCCACCTGGAAGGACGGCTCCGAGGTGCGCGCGTTCGACGCCGCGCAGCCCTTCCCGGTGGTCCGCGACCGCACCTCCGTGCTGCTCCCCACGCCCCGGGTGACCCGGCGGGCGGCCGAGATCGCCCGCGCCGAGGGCTGCACGTCCGTCTGGTTCGGCGCGGCGGCGCCGCTGGGCCTGATGGCGCCGGCGCTGCGCCGGGCCGGCGTGCGGCGGCTGGTCGGCACCACGCACGGCCACGAGGCCGGCTGGGCGCAGCTGCCGGCGGCCCGGGCCCTGCTGCGGCGGATCGGCGAGGGCACGGACGCCCTGACCTACCTCGGCGAGTACACCCGCTCCCGGATCTCCCAGGCGCTCAGCCCGGCCGCGGCCGGCCGGATGCGGCGGCTTCCGCCGGGCGTCGACGAGGTGGCGTTCTCCCCCCGGTCGGCGGCTGGCGGCGAGGAGATGCGGGCGAGGTACGGGCTGGTCGGACGGCCGGTGGTGGTCTGCGTCTCGCGGCTGGTGCCGCGCAAGGGGCAGGACACCCTGGTCCGGGCCATGCCGGCGGTGCTCCGTGCGGTGCCGGAGGCGGTGCTGCTGATCGTCGGCGGCGGGCCGTACCGGGCGGAGCTGGAGAAGCTGGTGGACCGGGTGGGGGTGCGCGCCGCGGTGCGCTTCACCGGCTCGGTGCCGTGGGAGGAGCTGCCCGCGCACTACGCGGCCGGCGACGTCTTCGCCATGCCCTGCCGCACCCGGCGGGGCGGCCTGGACGTGGAGGGGCTGGGCATCGTCTACCTGGAGGCGTCGGCGACCGGCGTGCCGGTGGTCGCCGGGGACTCCGGCGGGGCGCCGGACGCCGTGCTGCACGGCGAGACGGGCTTCGTGGTGCGCGGCACGTCGGTCACCGAGACGGCCCGGCGGGTGGTGGAGCTGCTGCGCGACGAGGGACTGCGGCGGCGCATGGGGGAGCGCGGCCGCCGCTGGGTGGAGGAGTCCTGGCGGTGGGACCTGCTGGCCGGACGGCTGCACGGGCTGCTCGCCGAGCACGACCCCCGGCCGGAGACCACCGGCCGCCGCGAGTGA
- a CDS encoding endonuclease/exonuclease/phosphatase family protein, with the protein MSGQDRTRADGGAAAPTGAVPLRLMTYNVRSMRDDVAAIGRVVRACRPDLLCVQEAPRFWGAGLKAARLARACGLVTVAGGKAAAGPLLLASLRVRIRDTRTLLLPRTPGLHQRGLAMARVEVAGAPAVVASCHLSLDAAERAAQADRIRAELEAFAGGAPVLLAGDVNEPPGGAAWRRLLERYRDARAEAPRGGEHTFPSAAPVRRIDAVFVSPGVTVAGCGVPVGGFGAATGDGGVTDADLAAATDHRPVLAELLLGD; encoded by the coding sequence GTGAGCGGGCAGGACCGCACGCGGGCGGACGGCGGGGCCGCGGCCCCGACCGGCGCCGTGCCGCTGCGGCTGATGACCTACAACGTGCGCTCCATGCGCGACGACGTGGCGGCGATCGGCCGGGTGGTCCGCGCCTGCCGGCCGGACCTGCTCTGCGTGCAGGAGGCGCCCAGGTTCTGGGGCGCCGGCCTCAAGGCCGCCCGGCTGGCCCGCGCCTGCGGCCTCGTCACGGTCGCCGGCGGCAAGGCCGCCGCCGGCCCGCTGCTGCTGGCCAGCCTGCGCGTGCGGATCCGCGACACCCGCACCCTGCTGCTGCCGCGCACCCCGGGACTGCACCAGCGCGGCCTGGCCATGGCCCGGGTGGAGGTCGCCGGCGCGCCGGCGGTGGTGGCCAGCTGCCACCTCTCCCTGGACGCCGCCGAACGGGCCGCCCAGGCCGACCGGATCCGGGCCGAGCTGGAGGCGTTCGCCGGGGGCGCGCCGGTGCTGCTCGCCGGGGACGTCAACGAGCCGCCGGGCGGGGCGGCGTGGCGGCGGCTGTTGGAGCGCTACCGGGACGCGCGGGCGGAGGCGCCCCGCGGCGGCGAGCACACCTTCCCCTCCGCCGCGCCGGTGCGGCGGATCGACGCCGTCTTCGTCTCGCCGGGGGTGACGGTGGCCGGCTGCGGGGTCCCGGTCGGCGGGTTCGGAGCGGCCACCGGCGACGGCGGGGTCACCGACGCCGACCTGGCCGCCGCCACCGACCACCGACCGGTGCTGGCCGAGCTGCTGCTGGGCGACTGA
- a CDS encoding DUF5304 family protein, with product MPAAEDPGARRDERDGPDERDRHGERGRDRHGERGRDRRGEWEPVGTVGEEFLRLAEAAGSRLGAVAGPLAGEATRLLDSVTDTVRQRHPEVARHLTAAGGELLAAWRAVLADARRPPAASPADDGRDGRTPPD from the coding sequence GTGCCGGCGGCGGAGGACCCCGGCGCCCGGCGGGACGAGCGGGACGGACCTGACGAGCGGGACCGACACGGCGAGCGCGGGCGGGACCGACACGGCGAGCGCGGGCGGGACCGGCGGGGCGAGTGGGAGCCGGTGGGCACCGTCGGCGAGGAGTTCCTCCGGCTGGCCGAGGCCGCCGGGAGCCGGTTGGGCGCGGTCGCCGGACCGCTGGCCGGCGAGGCCACCCGGCTGCTCGACTCGGTCACCGACACGGTGCGCCAGCGCCACCCGGAGGTCGCCCGCCACCTGACCGCGGCCGGCGGCGAGTTGCTGGCCGCCTGGCGGGCCGTGCTGGCCGACGCCCGCCGCCCCCCGGCCGCGTCCCCCGCCGACGACGGCCGCGACGGGCGCACGCCACCGGATTAG
- a CDS encoding SRPBCC family protein yields MADSTRSSTVVAAPLAQVLKVIVDFAGYPEWAGEIREAEVLSRGDDGYPERVRFVLDAGAIRDEHTLAYTFSVPAPAEGEKEPAGAAEVRWTLVTSRMLRVLDGSYTLRPTPTGTEVVYELSADTAVPMLGMLRRKAEKRIVDRALSGLRARVEG; encoded by the coding sequence ATGGCGGACAGCACCCGGTCGAGCACTGTCGTCGCGGCGCCGCTGGCGCAGGTGCTGAAGGTGATCGTCGACTTCGCGGGCTACCCGGAGTGGGCCGGCGAGATACGCGAGGCCGAGGTGCTCAGCCGCGGCGACGACGGCTACCCGGAGCGGGTGCGCTTCGTGCTGGACGCCGGGGCGATCCGCGACGAGCACACCCTGGCCTACACCTTCTCGGTGCCGGCGCCCGCGGAGGGCGAGAAGGAGCCCGCCGGGGCCGCGGAGGTCCGCTGGACGCTGGTGACCAGCCGCATGCTGCGGGTCCTGGACGGCAGCTACACCCTGCGCCCCACCCCCACCGGCACCGAGGTGGTCTACGAGCTGTCCGCGGACACCGCCGTGCCGATGCTCGGCATGCTGCGCCGCAAGGCCGAGAAGCGCATCGTGGACCGCGCGCTGAGCGGCCTGCGCGCGCGGGTGGAGGGCTGA
- a CDS encoding AMP-dependent synthetase/ligase yields MREFSVPALYEVPADGNLTVPIHTNASEVPDAPLVSRKVDGRWEQVTAEQFLAEVYAAAKGLIASGVGPGDRVGLMSRTRYEWTLLDFAIWCAGGVTVPVYETSSAEQVEWILGDSGAVACVVESATHDRTVAQVRDALPALKSVWRIDAGGVEELGRAGEGVPDEEVRERCAALTAETPATIIYTSGTTGRPKGCVLTHGNFLAEIGNVVRRLAPLFQPGRSSLLLFLPLAHVLGRIMQIGAVMGRINMGHCPDTKQLTEELAGYRPTFVVAVPRVFEKVYNSARARAQADGRGRIFDAAAATAIAYSRALDHGRPGPLLRLRHALFDRLVYRRLRGALGGRCTHAISGGAPLGERLGHFFRGIGFTVLEGYGLTESSAATTFNPLERQKVGTVGQPLPGSAVRIGDDGEVLLKGGHIFTGYWNNPEATAEALTDGWFHTGDLGALDEDGYLRIVGRKKEIIVTAGGKNVAPAVIEDRVRAHPLVGECMVVGDGRPFVGMLITLDPEFLDRWKRDNGFPQDASVARLAREPRLREAVQEAVDEGNKAVSHAEQVKRFRILDVEFTEAGGHLTPSLKLKRSVVLRDFAADIEWIYGGDRPSPSGATASRSRAGTR; encoded by the coding sequence TTGCGCGAGTTCAGCGTCCCGGCCCTGTACGAGGTACCCGCCGACGGGAACCTCACGGTGCCGATCCACACCAACGCCTCCGAGGTGCCGGACGCGCCGCTCGTCAGCCGCAAGGTCGACGGGCGCTGGGAGCAGGTGACGGCCGAGCAGTTCCTCGCCGAGGTCTACGCGGCGGCCAAGGGCCTGATCGCCTCCGGCGTCGGCCCCGGGGACCGCGTCGGCCTGATGTCGCGCACCCGCTACGAGTGGACCCTGCTGGACTTCGCCATCTGGTGCGCGGGCGGCGTGACCGTCCCGGTCTACGAGACCTCCTCCGCCGAGCAGGTGGAGTGGATCCTCGGCGACTCCGGGGCCGTGGCCTGCGTGGTGGAGAGCGCCACCCACGACAGGACCGTCGCGCAGGTGCGCGACGCGCTCCCCGCGCTGAAGAGCGTGTGGCGGATCGACGCCGGCGGCGTCGAGGAGCTGGGCCGGGCCGGCGAGGGCGTCCCGGACGAGGAGGTGCGCGAGCGCTGCGCGGCGCTCACCGCCGAGACCCCGGCCACCATCATCTACACCTCCGGCACCACCGGGCGCCCCAAGGGCTGCGTGCTCACCCACGGCAACTTCCTGGCGGAGATCGGCAACGTCGTCCGGCGGCTCGCCCCGCTGTTCCAGCCCGGCCGCTCCTCGCTGCTGCTCTTCCTGCCGCTGGCGCACGTCCTCGGCCGGATCATGCAGATCGGCGCCGTGATGGGCCGGATCAACATGGGCCACTGCCCGGACACCAAGCAACTCACCGAGGAGCTCGCCGGCTACCGGCCCACCTTCGTGGTGGCCGTGCCCCGCGTCTTCGAGAAGGTCTACAACAGCGCCCGGGCCCGCGCCCAGGCCGACGGCCGGGGGCGGATCTTCGACGCCGCCGCGGCCACCGCCATCGCCTACAGCCGCGCCCTGGACCACGGGCGCCCCGGCCCGCTGCTCCGGCTGCGCCACGCGCTCTTCGACCGGCTGGTCTACCGCCGGCTGCGCGGGGCGCTCGGCGGGCGCTGCACCCACGCCATCTCCGGCGGCGCCCCGCTCGGCGAGCGGCTCGGACACTTCTTCCGCGGCATCGGCTTCACCGTCCTGGAGGGCTACGGCCTGACCGAGTCCAGCGCCGCCACCACCTTCAACCCGCTGGAGCGGCAGAAGGTCGGCACGGTGGGTCAGCCGCTGCCCGGCTCGGCGGTGCGGATCGGCGACGACGGCGAGGTGCTGCTGAAGGGCGGACACATCTTCACCGGCTACTGGAACAACCCGGAGGCGACCGCCGAGGCGCTCACCGACGGCTGGTTCCACACCGGCGACCTGGGCGCGCTCGACGAGGACGGCTACCTGCGCATCGTCGGGCGGAAGAAGGAGATCATCGTCACGGCCGGCGGCAAGAACGTCGCCCCCGCCGTCATCGAGGACCGGGTGCGCGCCCACCCGCTGGTCGGCGAGTGCATGGTGGTCGGCGACGGACGCCCGTTCGTCGGCATGCTGATCACCCTCGACCCGGAGTTCCTGGACCGCTGGAAGCGCGACAACGGCTTCCCGCAGGACGCCTCGGTGGCCCGGCTGGCCCGCGAGCCGAGGCTGCGCGAGGCGGTGCAGGAGGCCGTGGACGAGGGCAACAAGGCCGTCTCGCACGCCGAGCAGGTCAAGCGCTTCCGGATCCTGGACGTGGAGTTCACCGAGGCCGGCGGCCACCTGACCCCGTCGCTGAAGCTCAAGCGGAGCGTGGTGCTGCGGGACTTCGCCGCGGACATCGAGTGGATCTACGGCGGGGACCGGCCGTCGCCGAGCGGCGCCACGGCGAGCCGGAGCAGGGCCGGGACGCGCTGA
- the macS gene encoding MacS family sensor histidine kinase: MRFPAVGEAAARFRRSPNSSVRAPRWPSVEHSLWHAVNIYRFLALAYAVGRYSASFEEYRHPVPGWGYMILLTAWTCGSAVLLLRPARRTWPLLWIDLAVAVTGVVATRYLADPVEVAAGAITLPTVWSASVVIAFAIKGGWRHAALAALIVSASNVFERGRIAESVMHNAALLILSGLAIGFVVELARSSERTLVRALQIEAATRERERLARDIHDGVLQVLAMVRRRGDEIGGEAAELGRLAGEQEVALRALITREHTASVAAFEAGEPSAATRPGRPAGRQPARGRRGAAPEPPRPAPIDLRTLLTPLGGSTVSVAAPGTPVLLPAEHAEQIAAAVQAALDNVRRHVGEDARAWVLLEEDPDLVTVSVRDEGPGIAEGRLAEAAQQGRLGVAQSIRGRIADLGGETLIDSRPGQGTEIEMRVPRPDLPAAPPAPRAGQRATGGRAPRTPELTAHRE, translated from the coding sequence GTGCGATTCCCAGCAGTCGGCGAGGCGGCGGCCCGGTTCCGCCGCTCCCCGAACTCGTCGGTACGGGCCCCCCGGTGGCCGTCCGTCGAACACTCCCTCTGGCACGCCGTCAACATCTACCGGTTCCTGGCCCTGGCCTACGCCGTCGGGCGCTACAGCGCCTCCTTCGAGGAGTACCGCCACCCCGTGCCGGGCTGGGGGTACATGATCCTGCTGACCGCCTGGACCTGCGGCAGCGCCGTGCTGCTGCTCCGGCCGGCCCGGCGCACCTGGCCGCTGCTCTGGATCGACCTGGCGGTCGCGGTCACCGGGGTGGTCGCCACCCGCTACCTGGCCGACCCGGTCGAGGTCGCCGCGGGCGCCATCACCCTGCCGACCGTCTGGTCCGCCTCGGTGGTCATCGCCTTCGCCATCAAGGGCGGCTGGCGGCACGCGGCCCTCGCGGCGCTGATCGTCTCCGCCTCCAACGTCTTCGAGCGCGGCCGGATCGCCGAGAGTGTCATGCACAACGCGGCCCTGCTCATCCTGTCCGGGCTGGCCATCGGGTTCGTGGTGGAGCTGGCCCGCAGCAGCGAGCGGACCCTGGTGCGGGCCCTGCAGATCGAGGCCGCCACCCGCGAGCGCGAGCGGCTGGCCCGGGACATCCACGACGGCGTGCTCCAGGTCCTGGCGATGGTGCGGCGGCGCGGCGACGAGATCGGCGGCGAGGCCGCGGAGCTCGGCCGGCTGGCGGGGGAGCAGGAGGTCGCGCTGCGCGCGCTGATCACCCGTGAGCACACCGCCTCGGTCGCCGCCTTCGAGGCCGGTGAACCGTCCGCCGCGACCCGCCCGGGCCGGCCCGCGGGCCGGCAGCCGGCGCGCGGACGGCGCGGGGCCGCCCCGGAGCCCCCGCGGCCGGCGCCGATCGACCTGCGCACCCTGCTCACCCCGCTCGGCGGCTCCACCGTCTCCGTGGCCGCGCCCGGAACGCCGGTGCTGCTGCCCGCCGAACACGCCGAGCAGATCGCCGCCGCGGTGCAGGCCGCCCTGGACAACGTGCGGCGGCACGTCGGCGAGGACGCCCGGGCCTGGGTGCTGCTGGAGGAGGACCCGGACCTGGTCACCGTCAGCGTGCGCGACGAGGGGCCCGGGATCGCCGAGGGCCGGCTCGCCGAGGCGGCCCAGCAGGGCCGGCTCGGGGTCGCCCAGTCCATCCGGGGCCGGATCGCCGACCTGGGCGGCGAGACCCTGATCGACTCCCGGCCCGGCCAGGGCACGGAGATCGAGATGCGCGTCCCGCGCCCGGACCTGCCCGCCGCCCCGCCGGCGCCGCGGGCCGGTCAGCGGGCCACCGGCGGCCGGGCCCCCCGGACACCCGAGCTCACCGCCCACCGCGAGTGA
- a CDS encoding response regulator: protein MVVDDHPMWREAVARDLAEAGFDVVATAGDGPEAVRRARAVRPAVVVLDLNLPGLPGVEVARRILVHEDSTRILVLSASGEHEDVLEAVKSGATGYLIKSAGREELLDAVRRTAQGDPVFTPGLAGLVLGEYRRLAVAGEQSGGQTEAPPRLTDRETEILRLVAKGLSYKQIAERLVLSHRTVQNHVQNTLGKLQLHNRVELVRYAIERGLDG, encoded by the coding sequence ATGGTGGTGGACGACCACCCGATGTGGCGCGAGGCGGTGGCCCGGGACCTCGCCGAGGCGGGCTTCGACGTGGTCGCCACCGCCGGCGACGGCCCGGAGGCCGTGCGCCGGGCCCGCGCGGTCCGCCCGGCGGTGGTGGTGCTGGACCTCAACCTCCCCGGCCTGCCCGGCGTCGAGGTGGCCCGGCGGATCCTGGTGCACGAGGACTCCACCCGCATCCTGGTGCTCTCCGCCAGCGGCGAGCACGAGGACGTCCTGGAGGCGGTCAAGTCCGGGGCCACCGGCTACCTGATCAAGTCCGCCGGGCGGGAGGAACTGCTCGACGCGGTCCGCCGCACCGCCCAGGGGGACCCCGTCTTCACCCCCGGCCTCGCGGGCCTGGTGCTCGGCGAGTACCGCCGCCTCGCGGTCGCCGGGGAGCAGTCCGGCGGGCAGACCGAGGCGCCGCCCCGGCTCACCGACCGGGAGACGGAGATCCTCCGGCTGGTCGCCAAGGGCCTGTCCTACAAGCAGATCGCCGAGCGCCTGGTGCTCTCCCACCGCACCGTGCAGAACCACGTGCAGAACACCCTCGGCAAGCTCCAGCTGCACAACCGGGTGGAACTCGTCCGCTACGCCATCGAGCGCGGACTGGACGGCTGA
- a CDS encoding 6-phosphofructokinase codes for MRVGVLTGGGDCPGLNAVIRAVVRRGVRDYGFEFVGFRDGWRGPLEGDAVPLDIPAVRGILPRGGTILGSSRTNPLERPDGVERVKANIAALGVDAVIAIGGINTLGYARALSDEGVPIVGVPKTIDNDIPGTDYTFGFHTAVDIATGAIDRLHTTAESHKRVLVVEVMGRRAGWIALHAGLAGGANVILVPERPFDLDRVCQWVETRFEATYAPIVCVAEGAVPADPSVIPPLPEGVNTDVPFPGVGEWLSREIEKRTGHESRATVLGHTQRGGTPSPYDRWLATRFGLNAIEAVKNGRFGQAVVLRGARIELEELSVLTGGLKLADPELYEEAEVFFG; via the coding sequence ATGCGGGTTGGAGTGCTCACCGGCGGCGGTGACTGTCCCGGTCTGAACGCGGTGATCCGTGCGGTGGTTCGTCGGGGCGTACGCGACTACGGCTTCGAGTTCGTCGGTTTCCGGGACGGCTGGCGCGGCCCCCTGGAGGGCGACGCGGTGCCGCTGGACATCCCCGCGGTCCGCGGCATCCTGCCGCGCGGCGGCACCATCCTCGGCTCCTCCCGCACCAACCCGCTGGAGCGCCCGGACGGGGTGGAGCGGGTCAAGGCGAACATCGCGGCGCTCGGGGTGGACGCCGTGATCGCCATCGGCGGCATCAACACCCTCGGCTACGCGCGGGCGCTCTCCGACGAGGGCGTGCCGATCGTCGGCGTGCCGAAGACCATCGACAACGACATCCCGGGCACCGACTACACCTTCGGCTTCCACACCGCGGTGGACATCGCCACCGGCGCCATCGACCGGCTGCACACCACCGCCGAGTCGCACAAGCGGGTCCTGGTGGTCGAGGTGATGGGCCGTCGCGCCGGCTGGATCGCGCTGCACGCCGGTCTCGCCGGCGGCGCCAACGTGATCCTGGTGCCGGAGCGCCCGTTCGACCTCGACCGGGTCTGCCAGTGGGTGGAGACCCGCTTCGAGGCCACCTACGCGCCGATCGTGTGCGTCGCGGAGGGCGCCGTGCCGGCCGACCCGTCGGTGATCCCGCCGCTGCCGGAGGGCGTCAACACCGACGTGCCGTTCCCGGGCGTGGGCGAGTGGCTCTCCCGCGAGATCGAGAAGCGCACCGGCCACGAGTCGCGGGCCACCGTCCTCGGCCACACCCAGCGCGGCGGCACCCCCAGCCCCTACGACCGGTGGCTGGCCACCCGGTTTGGCCTCAACGCCATCGAGGCGGTCAAGAACGGCCGCTTCGGCCAGGCGGTGGTGCTGCGCGGCGCCCGGATCGAGCTGGAGGAGCTGTCCGTGCTCACCGGCGGGCTGAAGCTGGCCGACCCGGAGCTGTACGAGGAGGCCGAGGTCTTCTTCGGCTGA